The Saccharomonospora glauca K62 genome has a segment encoding these proteins:
- a CDS encoding hydroxymethylglutaryl-CoA lyase: MGVRELGLPERIGSTDSLPSKVTIWEVGPRDGLQNEAEVVPVEVKLEFLDRLAGAGLTTLEATSFVHPKWVPQLADAEEVLARLHRHDGVRYPVLVPNERGLDRALAADVTHIAVFASATETFARRNLNSGLDAQFAMFEPVIGRAREAGLDVRGYVSMCFGDPWEGAVPPEQVVAVGKRLLDAGCSQLSLGDTIGVATAASVERVLDAFTEAGVTIGDLAVHFHDTYGQALANTLAALRKGVTTVDSSAGGLGGCPYAESATGNLATEDLVWLLDGLGVEHGVDLDALVETSVWMAGKLGRPSPSRVVRALAG; this comes from the coding sequence GGGCGTGCGTGAACTCGGACTTCCGGAGCGGATCGGCTCGACCGATTCGCTGCCGTCGAAGGTGACCATCTGGGAGGTCGGGCCCCGCGACGGGCTCCAGAACGAGGCCGAGGTCGTGCCCGTCGAGGTGAAGCTCGAATTCCTCGACCGGCTCGCCGGAGCGGGACTGACGACGCTGGAGGCGACGAGTTTCGTGCATCCCAAGTGGGTGCCGCAGCTCGCCGACGCCGAGGAGGTGCTGGCTCGCCTGCATCGGCACGACGGGGTGCGCTACCCAGTGCTGGTGCCCAACGAGCGGGGGCTCGACCGGGCGCTCGCGGCGGACGTGACCCACATCGCCGTGTTCGCCAGTGCCACCGAGACCTTCGCCCGGCGCAACCTCAACTCCGGTCTCGACGCGCAGTTCGCCATGTTCGAGCCGGTGATCGGCCGGGCGCGGGAGGCGGGCCTGGACGTCAGGGGCTACGTGTCCATGTGCTTCGGCGACCCGTGGGAGGGCGCTGTTCCGCCGGAGCAGGTGGTCGCGGTGGGCAAGCGGCTGCTCGACGCCGGCTGTTCCCAGTTGTCCCTCGGCGACACCATCGGCGTCGCCACCGCGGCGAGTGTCGAACGGGTGCTCGACGCGTTCACCGAGGCCGGGGTCACGATCGGCGACCTGGCCGTGCACTTCCACGACACCTACGGGCAGGCGTTGGCCAACACCCTCGCCGCGCTGCGCAAGGGAGTGACGACGGTGGACTCCTCGGCGGGAGGCCTCGGGGGCTGCCCGTACGCGGAGTCGGCCACCGGCAATCTCGCCACCGAAGACCTCGTATGGTTACTCGACGGACTCGGTGTCGAACACGGCGTCGATCTCGACGCTCTCGTCGAGACCAGTGTGTGGATGGCCGGGAAGCTGGGCAGGCCGAGTCCGTCTCGGGTCGTCCGCGCGCTCGCGGGATGA
- a CDS encoding YbaB/EbfC family nucleoid-associated protein, translated as MTEYRAQVEELLADYRRSREQLADVHRRLAQVSASAQSADGMVTATVGARGELTDLVLDSEAYTRYRPSELAAHIVRAAREAAAEAFCGAEEIMAAALGRDVDPGALLSGTADLTASELAVEEAADESDETFEDQNWLDDSEWSRSR; from the coding sequence GTGACCGAGTACCGGGCGCAGGTGGAGGAACTGCTCGCCGACTATCGTCGCAGCAGGGAACAGCTTGCGGACGTGCACAGACGGCTCGCGCAGGTCAGTGCGTCGGCGCAGAGCGCCGACGGGATGGTGACCGCGACGGTGGGGGCCCGTGGCGAACTCACCGATCTCGTGCTCGACAGTGAGGCCTACACGCGGTACCGGCCTTCGGAGCTGGCGGCTCACATCGTGCGCGCGGCGAGGGAAGCCGCCGCGGAGGCGTTCTGCGGGGCCGAGGAGATCATGGCTGCCGCGCTCGGACGCGACGTCGATCCGGGCGCGCTGTTGTCCGGAACCGCCGACCTCACCGCGTCCGAACTCGCCGTCGAGGAGGCTGCCGACGAGTCCGACGAGACGTTCGAGGACCAGAACTGGCTCGACGACAGCGAATGGTCGAGGTCACGATGA
- a CDS encoding type VII secretion target, whose amino-acid sequence MSQSGGFGIDAHGLDARAGEFATLAERVRAVAGELADVLDATPTPWGSDAVGESFAAGHVEAAERTREQLARLAGEFEEFGTALAEAAKAYVAADTTAADEVRAVDEPDRAG is encoded by the coding sequence ATGAGTCAGTCGGGCGGCTTCGGGATCGACGCGCACGGGCTCGACGCGCGGGCGGGGGAGTTCGCGACGTTGGCCGAACGGGTGCGTGCCGTGGCCGGGGAGCTGGCCGACGTCCTGGACGCCACCCCCACGCCGTGGGGCTCCGACGCCGTGGGCGAGAGCTTCGCCGCCGGGCACGTCGAGGCGGCGGAGCGCACGAGGGAACAGTTGGCGCGGCTGGCCGGTGAGTTCGAGGAGTTCGGCACCGCCCTGGCCGAGGCGGCGAAGGCGTACGTCGCCGCCGACACCACCGCCGCCGACGAGGTGCGGGCGGTCGACGAACCGGACCGTGCGGGGTGA
- a CDS encoding TNT domain-containing protein (This protein contains a domain related to Tuberculosis Necrotizing Toxin, which is the C-terminal effector domain of outer membrane channel protein CpnT, and which has a lethal NAD+-glycohydrolase activity.): MGIELPAELAAVARAIGVSWPEADEDALREQAESWRRAARELTTLAGDADACAVGALKALSGAVAETVRQRWASLGDADSGLLAEVTRGATQAADRLEHAAEQVSKAKVELVRRLVDAAKTFDAVVVAADSGHPSALLGLDTMLRGAAGDLGAVTRDLVDSVAAPAESLPRPGVEAGADGIDAVPPDASKLGEVPEPEETGETRDTEEAAGTPGEHVDEGTSGEEPPSTEDTASDELSTEDTGPIAISQIPTPPSGQRAVPGLGADAPTPPSGTVLGQAGAPAPYAVAPLQQGQTHLSGFAPSAVPNPMPNPMASPMPNVSPNPMPGPVPGPAPYASPQWGGYAVASNQPAAQYVPPASQGRYQAAQWNPAVPYVPQGTPAPPQPPRGHPQQPVQAPASQPPQGHPQQPRQSPAGQPPPPAPHPGAAAVAVGAPRKERESIVALFVVHMFPIGHLPVPSDRPARQLPVPSGDTACGVLRFPPHDHPESDTVEVERALAELRGGGRKPAPPPAEVLPGVPEDITEGYDPLGENSESEWNRRYLVRDGEKPEYAWPPPERFPEGCHERGEPVLLEEGTVLDRFGTAHGRVFSADGTRFASRSLPPRYLDSGYRRYRVVKRMPAWKAVSAPWFGQPGGGVRYRTVYSAAELVVLGHLADITFEERA; the protein is encoded by the coding sequence ATGGGGATCGAACTGCCTGCCGAACTGGCCGCCGTCGCACGGGCGATCGGGGTGAGCTGGCCCGAGGCCGACGAGGACGCGCTCCGGGAGCAAGCCGAGTCGTGGCGTAGAGCCGCGCGGGAACTGACCACGCTCGCCGGTGACGCGGACGCGTGCGCCGTCGGAGCTCTCAAGGCCCTGAGCGGGGCCGTGGCGGAGACCGTTCGGCAGCGCTGGGCCTCGCTCGGTGACGCCGACTCGGGATTGCTGGCCGAGGTGACGCGTGGCGCCACGCAGGCGGCCGACCGGTTGGAGCACGCCGCCGAGCAGGTGAGCAAGGCGAAGGTCGAACTCGTGCGGCGGCTCGTGGACGCGGCGAAGACCTTCGACGCCGTCGTGGTGGCCGCCGACTCCGGACATCCGTCGGCGTTGCTCGGGCTCGACACGATGTTGCGGGGCGCGGCGGGCGACCTCGGTGCGGTGACCCGTGACCTGGTGGACTCCGTGGCCGCTCCGGCGGAGTCGCTCCCGCGGCCAGGGGTGGAGGCAGGAGCCGACGGGATCGACGCCGTGCCCCCCGACGCCTCGAAGCTCGGTGAAGTTCCCGAGCCCGAGGAGACCGGGGAAACTCGTGACACCGAGGAGGCCGCCGGCACTCCCGGCGAGCACGTCGACGAGGGAACCTCCGGCGAGGAGCCACCGTCGACGGAGGACACCGCCTCCGACGAACTCTCCACAGAGGACACCGGACCCATCGCGATCTCGCAGATTCCCACCCCGCCGAGCGGGCAGCGGGCCGTTCCCGGTCTCGGAGCCGACGCGCCCACTCCTCCCAGCGGGACGGTTCTCGGGCAGGCCGGGGCCCCGGCCCCGTATGCCGTGGCCCCGCTGCAGCAGGGGCAGACCCATTTGTCCGGGTTCGCGCCCTCGGCCGTGCCGAACCCGATGCCGAACCCCATGGCGAGCCCGATGCCGAACGTCTCCCCGAATCCGATGCCGGGCCCCGTGCCCGGTCCGGCGCCGTACGCGTCGCCGCAGTGGGGTGGGTACGCGGTGGCCTCGAACCAACCCGCCGCGCAGTACGTGCCTCCCGCGTCGCAGGGGCGGTACCAGGCGGCACAGTGGAACCCGGCGGTGCCGTACGTGCCGCAGGGGACACCCGCGCCGCCGCAACCGCCGCGGGGGCATCCGCAGCAACCGGTCCAGGCGCCCGCGTCGCAGCCACCCCAAGGGCACCCGCAGCAGCCGCGGCAGTCGCCCGCCGGGCAGCCCCCGCCTCCCGCGCCGCATCCGGGCGCCGCCGCCGTCGCCGTGGGCGCGCCGCGGAAGGAGCGGGAGAGCATCGTCGCGCTGTTCGTCGTCCACATGTTTCCGATCGGGCACCTGCCGGTGCCCTCCGACCGACCCGCGCGCCAGTTGCCCGTGCCTTCGGGCGACACGGCGTGCGGGGTGTTGCGGTTTCCGCCTCACGACCACCCGGAATCCGACACGGTCGAGGTCGAACGGGCGTTGGCCGAGCTTCGGGGAGGCGGCCGGAAGCCCGCGCCTCCTCCCGCCGAGGTGCTGCCCGGTGTGCCGGAGGACATCACCGAGGGGTACGACCCGCTCGGTGAGAACTCCGAGTCGGAGTGGAACCGTCGCTACCTCGTGCGCGACGGGGAGAAGCCCGAGTACGCCTGGCCGCCGCCCGAGCGGTTCCCCGAGGGCTGTCACGAACGTGGGGAGCCCGTCCTGCTGGAGGAGGGAACCGTGCTCGACCGTTTCGGCACCGCGCACGGTCGCGTTTTCTCCGCCGACGGCACTCGGTTCGCGTCGCGTTCCCTGCCACCCCGCTACCTCGACAGCGGATACCGCCGTTACCGGGTGGTCAAGCGGATGCCCGCGTGGAAGGCGGTCTCGGCGCCGTGGTTCGGTCAACCCGGCGGCGGGGTGCGCTACCGGACCGTGTACTCGGCGGCCGAGCTCGTCGTGCTCGGCCACCTGGCGGACATCACGTTCGAGGAGAGGGCATGA
- the hisN gene encoding histidinol-phosphatase has protein sequence MTVLEYSVDLALAKRLADAADSITTTRFRALDLNVDRKPDRTPVTDADTAVEDAVREILATERPEDAVAGEERGGSATAPGRVWVIDPIDGTKNFLRGVPVWATLIALVDDGVPVVGVVSAPLLGRRWWAATGRGAWLRDSAGERRISVSRVSTLEDATVSTTDLGSWVEYHSREAYLRLVDACWESRAFGDFWQHCLVAEGALDIAIEPIVNPWDVAAVRVLVTEAGGRFSDLSGAPRFDGGSALSTNGLLHDRALELVATPAES, from the coding sequence GTGACCGTGTTGGAATACTCCGTTGACCTCGCCTTGGCGAAGCGGCTGGCGGACGCCGCCGACTCGATCACCACGACGCGTTTCCGCGCGCTCGACCTCAATGTGGACCGCAAGCCCGACCGGACCCCCGTGACGGACGCCGACACGGCCGTCGAGGACGCGGTACGTGAAATCCTCGCTACGGAGCGTCCCGAGGACGCGGTGGCGGGCGAGGAGCGTGGGGGCTCGGCGACGGCGCCCGGCCGGGTGTGGGTGATCGACCCCATCGACGGCACGAAGAACTTCCTCCGCGGCGTGCCGGTGTGGGCCACGTTGATCGCGCTCGTGGACGACGGTGTCCCGGTGGTCGGTGTGGTGAGCGCCCCACTGCTCGGCAGGCGCTGGTGGGCCGCCACCGGCCGGGGAGCGTGGCTGCGCGACTCGGCGGGCGAGCGCCGGATCTCCGTGTCGCGGGTCTCCACGCTGGAGGACGCGACGGTCTCCACCACCGACCTCGGCTCCTGGGTCGAGTACCACTCGCGCGAGGCCTACCTGAGGCTCGTGGACGCCTGCTGGGAAAGCCGGGCCTTCGGGGACTTCTGGCAACACTGCCTCGTCGCGGAAGGAGCGCTCGACATCGCGATCGAGCCGATCGTGAACCCGTGGGACGTCGCGGCCGTGCGCGTGCTGGTGACCGAGGCGGGCGGCCGGTTCAGCGACCTCTCGGGCGCGCCCCGGTTCGACGGAGGCTCGGCGCTGTCCACCAACGGCCTGCTGCACGACCGCGCGTTGGAGCTCGTCGCCACGCCCGCCGAGTCCTGA
- a CDS encoding response regulator transcription factor → MRGRRKVGKVSVVLLAEDDPAIAEPLSRALRREGYEVTVVSDGPSALDATTRGRVDLLVLDLGLPGMDGLEVCRRLRSTDQNLPVLMLTARTDEVDFVVGLDAGADDYVAKPFRLAELLARIRALLRRRAPEVLESGGVRMDVGARVVTVDGREISLANKEFELLRVLLTKAGQVVSREEILSEVWNDLSPETSKTSKTLDMHMSWLRRKLARAANGTARRQGEEHIATVRGVGFRFNTD, encoded by the coding sequence ATGAGGGGTCGCCGTAAGGTTGGCAAGGTGAGCGTGGTCCTACTTGCCGAAGACGATCCGGCGATCGCCGAGCCGCTGTCGCGCGCCTTGCGCAGGGAGGGGTACGAGGTCACGGTGGTGTCCGACGGACCGTCGGCGTTGGACGCCACGACTCGGGGTCGGGTCGACCTGTTGGTGCTCGACCTGGGATTGCCGGGCATGGACGGTCTCGAAGTGTGCAGGCGGCTGAGGTCCACCGACCAGAACCTGCCGGTGTTGATGCTGACCGCCAGAACCGACGAGGTGGACTTCGTCGTGGGGCTCGACGCGGGCGCCGACGACTACGTGGCCAAGCCGTTCCGCCTGGCCGAGCTGCTCGCGCGCATTCGCGCGCTGCTGCGCCGGCGTGCGCCGGAGGTACTGGAGTCCGGGGGTGTGCGCATGGACGTCGGTGCCAGGGTCGTCACCGTGGACGGCAGGGAGATCTCGCTGGCCAACAAGGAGTTCGAACTGCTGCGGGTGCTGCTCACCAAGGCCGGGCAGGTGGTCAGCAGGGAGGAGATCCTTTCCGAGGTGTGGAACGACCTCTCCCCGGAGACCTCGAAGACGTCGAAGACACTGGACATGCACATGTCGTGGTTACGGCGCAAACTCGCGCGGGCGGCCAACGGGACGGCCCGCAGACAGGGTGAGGAACACATCGCCACCGTTCGCGGCGTCGGGTTCCGGTTCAACACCGACTAG